Proteins encoded in a region of the Streptococcus sanguinis genome:
- a CDS encoding nuclear transport factor 2 family protein, whose translation MDTKTLAESYFTAVNKGGWEDFVAENFNYGMCDSQEIRQGRDVYLQGAGQFYALSQNLEVKKMLVEGREVVALNRYRLQSPHGKELELDVAEFLKFDESDKLIASTIYFDTHRFQEFMQGK comes from the coding sequence ATGGATACAAAAACATTAGCAGAAAGCTATTTTACCGCAGTTAATAAAGGTGGCTGGGAAGATTTCGTAGCAGAAAACTTTAATTATGGAATGTGCGATAGTCAGGAGATCAGGCAAGGGCGTGATGTTTATCTGCAAGGTGCAGGTCAATTCTATGCTTTAAGCCAGAATCTTGAAGTGAAGAAGATGCTGGTAGAGGGGAGAGAAGTTGTTGCATTAAATCGCTATCGCTTGCAGTCGCCACACGGAAAAGAACTAGAATTGGATGTCGCAGAATTTTTAAAATTTGACGAATCAGATAAATTAATTGCATCTACTATTTACTTTGATACTCATCGTTTCCAAGAGTTTATGCAAGGGAAATAG